One Methanocaldococcus infernus ME DNA segment encodes these proteins:
- the hypF gene encoding carbamoyltransferase HypF, which yields MKRIRVEGIVQGVGFRPFIYNLAKSYNLKGYVKNCGTYVEIVVSGDNIESFIKDIERKKPELAKINKIVVEDFEGNEFSDFYILESDGFGGNSAIPPDIAICNLCLKEMFDKKDRRYRYPFISCINCGPRFTITEKLPFDRENTSMKDFPLCEECLKEYEDPRDRRFHAQTTCCPKCGPRVFLNDKEGDEAIKEAIKLLEKGKILAIKGIGGYHLFCRADRDEPVLRLREILNRPSQPFAVMSLIEEVKKFAILSKEEEILLTSRERPIVVLKKSKDYYLSEYVSNLDTVGVMLPYTGLHYLLFNKVPAYVATSANLPGLPMAIDEGEIVKLKVDGYLMHNRRIINRCDDSVVKYIAGRAIFLRRSRGYVPEPIEVEIKNDFTFLCVGAELNSTVCLVKGNKFYLSQHIGNTSKYETFLFLKEAIKRLMELTNTDKIDFIVSDLHPLYNSTKLAEELSEKFNVPLIKVQHHFAHGYSLLGDNNYFDECIILALDGLGYGLDGKIWGGEILKFDSGKFKRVGHLEEQYQPGGDLAVKYPFRMLLSILYKAIGDEVFEKFEVNKILEMQIKKRINSPITTSTGRVLDAISSLLDICQEKTYEGEPAIRLEGRAKEFNIEVEPKIKNNILLTTPLVEECYNMLINKEPIEKIAYYSLIYLADGLFEIAKKFSDTIGITGGVSYNKIIVERIKERCEEEKIKFLYHSRVPNGDGGISFGQGLGGYFWSL from the coding sequence ATGAAAAGGATAAGAGTTGAAGGAATAGTTCAAGGAGTTGGTTTTAGACCTTTCATTTACAACTTGGCTAAGTCTTACAATTTAAAGGGCTATGTAAAGAACTGCGGAACCTATGTTGAGATAGTTGTCTCTGGAGACAATATAGAGAGCTTTATTAAAGACATTGAAAGAAAAAAACCAGAGTTAGCTAAGATTAATAAGATAGTTGTTGAAGACTTTGAAGGGAATGAGTTCAGTGACTTCTACATCTTAGAGAGTGATGGCTTTGGAGGAAATAGTGCTATTCCTCCAGATATAGCTATCTGTAATCTCTGCTTAAAGGAGATGTTTGATAAGAAGGATAGAAGATATAGATATCCCTTTATCTCTTGTATAAACTGTGGGCCAAGATTCACAATTACTGAGAAGTTGCCCTTTGATAGGGAAAATACTTCTATGAAAGACTTTCCATTATGTGAAGAGTGTTTAAAAGAATATGAAGATCCAAGGGATAGAAGGTTTCATGCTCAAACTACATGTTGTCCTAAGTGTGGGCCAAGGGTTTTTTTAAATGATAAAGAGGGAGATGAAGCAATAAAAGAAGCTATCAAGTTATTAGAAAAAGGAAAGATTTTAGCTATAAAAGGAATTGGTGGCTATCATCTCTTCTGTAGGGCTGATAGGGATGAGCCTGTTTTAAGGTTGAGAGAGATATTAAATAGGCCATCTCAGCCCTTTGCTGTTATGAGCTTAATTGAAGAAGTTAAAAAATTTGCTATTCTTAGTAAAGAGGAAGAAATTCTATTAACATCAAGAGAGAGGCCTATAGTTGTCTTAAAAAAGTCTAAAGATTATTATTTATCTGAGTATGTCTCCAACTTAGACACTGTTGGAGTTATGCTACCATATACAGGCTTACACTATTTACTCTTTAACAAAGTTCCTGCTTATGTAGCTACTTCAGCAAACCTTCCAGGCTTGCCAATGGCTATAGATGAGGGGGAGATTGTTAAGCTTAAGGTTGATGGTTATTTAATGCACAATAGAAGGATAATAAATAGATGTGATGACTCAGTTGTTAAATACATAGCTGGAAGAGCCATTTTTTTAAGAAGATCAAGGGGCTATGTTCCTGAGCCTATAGAGGTTGAGATAAAGAATGACTTTACATTCCTCTGTGTTGGGGCTGAGTTAAATTCAACTGTCTGCTTGGTTAAGGGAAATAAATTTTACTTATCTCAGCATATAGGGAACACTTCTAAGTATGAAACCTTCTTATTTTTAAAAGAAGCCATTAAGAGGTTGATGGAACTAACAAACACTGACAAGATAGACTTTATAGTTTCTGATCTCCATCCTCTCTATAACTCAACAAAGTTAGCTGAAGAGCTTTCAGAAAAGTTTAATGTTCCTTTAATAAAGGTTCAGCATCACTTTGCCCATGGCTATAGTCTCTTAGGAGACAATAATTATTTTGATGAGTGTATAATCTTAGCCTTAGATGGTTTAGGCTATGGCTTAGATGGAAAGATCTGGGGAGGGGAAATTTTAAAGTTTGATAGTGGTAAGTTTAAAAGGGTTGGGCACTTAGAAGAACAGTATCAACCAGGAGGAGATTTAGCTGTAAAGTACCCTTTTAGAATGCTTCTCTCTATTTTATATAAAGCTATTGGAGATGAAGTTTTTGAGAAGTTTGAGGTTAACAAAATTTTAGAGATGCAAATAAAGAAGAGAATCAATAGTCCAATAACAACATCAACAGGAAGGGTTTTAGATGCTATCTCCTCTTTGTTAGATATATGCCAAGAAAAAACCTATGAGGGAGAGCCAGCAATAAGGTTAGAGGGAAGAGCAAAAGAGTTTAATATAGAGGTGGAGCCAAAGATAAAGAATAATATTTTATTGACAACCCCTTTAGTTGAAGAATGCTACAATATGCTAATAAATAAAGAGCCTATAGAGAAGATAGCTTACTATTCTCTAATCTACTTAGCTGATGGCCTCTTTGAAATAGCTAAGAAGTTCTCTGACACCATTGGAATCACTGGAGGAGTGTCATACAATAAAATTATTGTTGAGAGAATTAAGGAGAGATGTGAGGAAGAAAAAATAAAGTTTCTCTACCATAGTAGGGTTCCTAATGGTGATGGGGGCATAAGCTTTGGTCAAGGATTAGGGGGATACTTTTGGAGCTTGTAA
- a CDS encoding thioredoxin family protein: protein MKKFLILFTILLLSGCLNNNSNSHSYEAPIKDGILVFTTEYCHYCKMLKPYLEKLKEEGYNVVIIDANENRELAEKFNVFAVPAVFYIKDGKVVDKTIGYNPEELFNKAKKYFK, encoded by the coding sequence ATGAAAAAGTTTTTAATTTTATTTACTATACTTTTACTTTCAGGATGTTTAAATAATAATTCTAATAGCCATAGCTATGAAGCTCCTATTAAAGATGGAATTTTAGTTTTTACAACAGAGTACTGTCACTATTGTAAGATGTTAAAGCCTTACTTGGAGAAGTTGAAGGAAGAAGGTTATAATGTAGTTATTATTGATGCCAATGAGAATAGAGAGTTGGCTGAAAAATTTAATGTTTTTGCTGTGCCAGCAGTCTTTTATATAAAGGATGGTAAGGTTGTTGATAAAACCATTGGCTACAACCCAGAGGAGTTATTTAATAAAGCTAAAAAATACTTTAAGTAA
- a CDS encoding cytochrome c biogenesis CcdA family protein, with translation MIKPLATTQRSYLIKLKNTLSNMDLIIIFISGILSALSPCVLSILPLALLYIFGVSKDKYDSLLNSLFFILGFSFMFSLLGILFSAFGYFVNVTILKYLASLLSSIFGLSLILNYNFKLFSEERGKVYNKIIKIANSKKLSFLSSFLFGLSFSLVANICSTPILISILSYVATKKDLIFGFLSLFIYSIGFSLPIFIFSIIGGKGKEFLEKMNPKVVNIISGIILIFLSIYIVIT, from the coding sequence TTGATAAAACCATTGGCTACAACCCAGAGGAGTTATTTAATAAAGCTAAAAAATACTTTAAGTAATATGGATCTCATCATAATTTTTATCTCTGGAATCCTTTCAGCATTGTCTCCCTGTGTTCTCTCAATCTTACCATTGGCTTTACTGTACATATTTGGAGTATCTAAAGATAAGTATGATTCTCTTCTAAACTCTCTCTTCTTTATCTTAGGCTTCTCCTTTATGTTCAGCCTCTTAGGAATTTTATTTTCAGCCTTTGGCTATTTTGTAAATGTTACAATACTTAAGTATCTTGCTTCACTACTCTCCTCTATTTTTGGACTCTCACTAATTTTAAATTATAACTTCAAGTTATTCTCAGAGGAGAGGGGAAAAGTATATAATAAAATAATCAAAATAGCAAATAGTAAAAAATTAAGTTTTTTAAGCTCTTTTCTCTTTGGCTTATCCTTTTCTTTAGTTGCTAATATTTGCTCAACCCCTATCTTAATCTCAATTCTCTCATATGTAGCTACAAAAAAAGATTTAATTTTTGGGTTCCTTTCTCTCTTTATTTACTCTATTGGCTTCTCTCTACCTATATTTATCTTCTCCATAATAGGTGGGAAAGGAAAAGAGTTTTTAGAGAAGATGAATCCAAAAGTAGTTAATATTATTTCAGGGATAATTTTAATTTTTCTCTCTATCTACATAGTTATAACTTAA
- the frhB gene encoding coenzyme F420 hydrogenase subunit beta yields the protein MDPFGKYLKAVSARSTLKEVLKKAQDGGIVSTLFIYALENNILDGVVVADKEDEFLPKPKVATTPEEVIEAAGTKYSVCPNIAEIKKAAREYGCEKIGVVGTPCQIRAVRKAMKYPVGFRGVNIEFLIGIFCMENFPYNGLRVIVEELCGVKMEDVVKLDIGKGKFWVYTRWGETKTVKLKETHPYEQSSCHVCTDYTAELADVSTGSVGSPDGWSTVFIRTVKGKEIFSEAVENGYFEIKSIETVKPGLDLVKKLSLTKKEKNMKEIEHRKELGLPVPVKL from the coding sequence ATGGATCCATTTGGTAAGTATTTAAAAGCTGTTTCAGCAAGATCAACATTAAAAGAGGTTTTAAAAAAGGCTCAAGATGGAGGAATAGTTTCAACTCTCTTCATCTATGCCTTAGAAAATAATATTTTGGATGGTGTGGTTGTAGCTGATAAGGAAGATGAGTTCTTACCTAAGCCTAAGGTGGCTACAACTCCTGAAGAGGTTATAGAGGCTGCAGGAACTAAGTATAGTGTTTGCCCAAACATTGCTGAAATTAAGAAGGCTGCGAGAGAGTATGGATGTGAAAAAATAGGAGTTGTTGGAACTCCTTGCCAAATAAGGGCTGTAAGAAAAGCTATGAAATATCCAGTAGGGTTTAGAGGAGTTAATATAGAATTTTTAATAGGAATTTTCTGTATGGAGAACTTCCCATACAATGGTTTAAGGGTTATAGTTGAAGAGCTCTGTGGAGTTAAAATGGAGGATGTGGTTAAGTTAGACATTGGAAAGGGTAAGTTCTGGGTTTATACAAGATGGGGAGAAACTAAGACAGTTAAGTTAAAAGAAACTCATCCATATGAGCAAAGCTCCTGTCATGTCTGTACTGACTACACTGCTGAGCTTGCTGATGTCTCAACTGGATCAGTTGGTTCTCCAGATGGCTGGAGTACAGTCTTCATAAGGACAGTAAAAGGGAAAGAGATATTTAGTGAAGCTGTAGAGAATGGCTACTTTGAGATAAAATCTATAGAGACTGTTAAGCCAGGGTTAGATTTAGTTAAAAAGCTATCTTTAACCAAGAAAGAGAAGAACATGAAGGAGATTGAGCATAGAAAAGAGTTAGGATTACCAGTTCCAGTTAAGTTATAA
- the frhG gene encoding coenzyme F420 hydrogenase subunit gamma → MVKVAHVQLSSCCGCLISLTDTYEKLLEILNSIELVYCQTLIDVREIKECDVALVEGSVCLEDHHALEVAKEVREKAKIVVALGACAAFGGLTRYCKGNQLPKPVNSSFSPLTEVIKVDYSIPGCPPSPEAIYSFIKALLNNDEAYLKPYKLLAEMPEVCGCDLLYKVVNKELCMGCGTCSASCPTRAITMVDGRPVVDPVLCIKCGLCSFQCPRILYPSLLEEIE, encoded by the coding sequence ATGGTAAAGGTTGCCCATGTTCAGCTATCAAGCTGTTGTGGTTGTTTAATCTCTCTAACTGATACATATGAGAAGCTTTTAGAGATTTTAAATAGTATAGAGTTAGTTTATTGCCAAACTTTGATAGATGTTAGAGAGATAAAAGAGTGTGATGTAGCCTTAGTTGAAGGTTCTGTTTGTTTAGAGGATCATCATGCCTTAGAGGTTGCTAAGGAAGTTAGAGAGAAGGCTAAGATTGTTGTAGCCCTTGGAGCCTGTGCTGCCTTTGGAGGATTAACAAGATACTGTAAAGGAAATCAGTTACCTAAGCCAGTTAATAGCTCTTTCTCTCCATTAACTGAAGTTATAAAGGTAGATTATTCAATCCCTGGCTGTCCTCCATCTCCTGAAGCTATATATAGCTTTATAAAAGCCCTCTTAAACAATGATGAAGCTTATTTAAAACCTTACAAGTTGTTGGCTGAAATGCCAGAGGTTTGTGGTTGCGATCTACTCTACAAGGTTGTTAATAAAGAGCTCTGTATGGGCTGTGGAACCTGCTCAGCCTCATGTCCAACAAGGGCTATAACCATGGTAGATGGTAGGCCAGTAGTTGACCCAGTTTTATGTATAAAATGTGGTCTCTGCTCTTTCCAATGTCCAAGAATTCTCTATCCATCCCTCTTAGAGGAAATTGAATGA
- the frhD gene encoding coenzyme F420-reducing hydrogenase, FrhD protein, with product MLPSYLEKEILIIGCGNLLFGDDGFGYFVIEKLKEKLNDKLKEKVALLDAGAGASSILDLVEDSKVKKIIVVDAIDFNLKPGEIKILTPDELPDDSLGLDAHGIPLTEKIKKLHNKGFKIKVVGCQVKYVPAPEPYIGLSKEVEEAVDKAVELIIKEVDNLW from the coding sequence ATGCTCCCCTCATATCTTGAAAAAGAGATCTTAATTATTGGCTGTGGAAATCTCTTATTTGGAGATGATGGCTTTGGCTACTTTGTAATTGAGAAGTTAAAGGAGAAGCTGAATGACAAGTTAAAAGAGAAAGTGGCTTTACTTGATGCTGGAGCTGGAGCCTCTTCTATCTTGGATCTGGTTGAAGATAGCAAAGTTAAGAAAATAATTGTTGTTGATGCCATTGACTTCAACCTAAAGCCAGGAGAGATAAAGATATTAACTCCTGATGAGTTGCCAGATGATAGCTTAGGCTTAGATGCCCATGGAATCCCATTAACTGAGAAAATAAAGAAGCTCCATAACAAAGGATTTAAAATAAAGGTTGTTGGTTGTCAAGTTAAGTATGTCCCAGCTCCAGAGCCATATATTGGCTTATCTAAGGAGGTTGAAGAAGCTGTTGATAAGGCTGTTGAACTAATAATAAAGGAGGTTGATAACCTATGGTAA
- the hacA gene encoding homoaconitase large subunit: MSLIEAIISKKAGYEVTAGETLTLKADLAMTHDGSTPLAYRALKEMGAEVKIPEKIVICFDHTVPPNTVKSAEFQKIALEFVKKFNIKNFHPGGEGICHQILAENYVLPNMFVAGGDSHTCTHGAFGAFATGFGATDMAYIYATGETWIKVPETIRVNIVGENPNISPKDIILRVCKEIGKRAIYKAIEFGGEVVKKMDMSGRLTLCNMAIEMGAKTGVIEADEITFNYLREERGLSEEKINKLKREAIKVEEGNYIKEIFIDITEMEEQIALPHSPDNVKPISEVEGLEIDQVFIGSCTNGRIEDLRIVAKYLKGKKVHKDVKLIIIPASKKVYLKALKEGLIEIFIKAGAMICPPGCGPCLGAHQGVLAEGEVCLSTSNRNFRGRMGDPNSYIYLCSPKIAAISAVKGYITNEG; the protein is encoded by the coding sequence ATGTCTCTAATTGAAGCTATCATATCTAAAAAAGCTGGTTATGAGGTTACAGCTGGAGAAACCTTGACATTAAAGGCAGATTTAGCTATGACTCATGATGGCTCTACTCCATTAGCTTACAGAGCTTTAAAGGAGATGGGTGCTGAGGTGAAGATTCCTGAGAAGATAGTTATTTGCTTTGATCATACTGTCCCACCAAACACTGTTAAGTCTGCAGAGTTTCAAAAGATAGCTTTAGAGTTTGTTAAAAAATTTAATATTAAAAATTTCCACCCTGGGGGAGAAGGGATTTGCCACCAAATCTTAGCTGAAAATTATGTTCTTCCTAACATGTTTGTGGCTGGTGGAGACTCTCACACTTGCACACATGGAGCCTTTGGAGCCTTTGCCACTGGCTTTGGAGCTACAGATATGGCTTATATTTATGCAACAGGAGAAACTTGGATTAAGGTGCCAGAAACAATAAGGGTTAATATAGTTGGAGAGAATCCAAATATTTCTCCTAAGGATATAATTTTAAGAGTCTGTAAGGAAATTGGGAAAAGGGCTATTTATAAAGCTATTGAGTTTGGTGGAGAGGTTGTTAAAAAGATGGACATGAGTGGAAGGTTAACACTTTGTAACATGGCCATAGAGATGGGAGCTAAGACAGGGGTTATAGAGGCTGATGAGATAACTTTTAACTACCTAAGGGAGGAAAGGGGCTTAAGTGAAGAAAAAATAAATAAATTAAAAAGAGAGGCTATAAAGGTTGAGGAGGGGAATTATATAAAAGAAATTTTTATAGATATTACTGAGATGGAAGAACAGATAGCTCTCCCACATAGCCCTGATAATGTTAAACCTATAAGTGAAGTTGAAGGCTTGGAAATAGATCAAGTCTTTATAGGAAGCTGTACAAATGGAAGAATTGAAGATTTGAGGATAGTGGCTAAGTACTTAAAAGGAAAAAAAGTTCATAAGGATGTAAAGTTAATTATTATTCCAGCTTCAAAAAAAGTTTATTTGAAAGCTTTAAAAGAGGGGTTGATAGAGATATTTATAAAAGCTGGAGCCATGATTTGCCCTCCTGGATGTGGGCCATGCTTAGGAGCCCATCAAGGGGTTTTAGCTGAAGGAGAAGTTTGTTTATCAACATCCAACAGAAACTTTAGGGGAAGAATGGGAGACCCTAACAGCTATATATATTTATGCTCTCCTAAGATAGCTGCTATAAGTGCTGTTAAAGGATATATAACTAATGAAGGGTGA
- the serA gene encoding phosphoglycerate dehydrogenase: protein MKILITDPIHEEAIKILKELGDVVVATDLSREELLKEIEDTDILVVRSGTKVDRELIERGKRLKIIGRAGVGVDNIDVEAATERGIIVVNAPDASSISVAELTIGLMLAAARNIVQANNSVKRGEWNRKKFKGIELYGKTLGVVGLGRIGQQVVKRAKAFGMNIIAYDPYVSKEFAESLGVKLVDDLNKLCELSDVITLHVPLTPKTKNMIGEEQIKRMKEGAIIVNCARGGLIDEKALYEALKNKKIRAAALDVFEEEPPKNNPLLELENLICTPHLGASTEEAQRAAGTIVAEQIKKIVNGELAENIVNMPNLPAEVLGKIKPYMVLAELLGNIVMQVLDGSVKRVEVIYYGNLSKENTDLINRALLKGLLSPILLAGVNLVNAPILAKNRGIEFIESKSNDTRYGNAIKVVAEANGKSFSLVGSISNNKPIILEIEGYEVNFIPESVVLIIRHIDKPGMIGKVGTILGEYGINIAEMQVGRKEPGGDSVMLIKLDHNVPEEVLKKIKEIENIKDAVVVKL from the coding sequence GTGAAAATTTTAATAACTGACCCAATACATGAAGAGGCTATAAAGATTTTAAAGGAACTTGGAGATGTCGTTGTAGCAACAGATCTTAGTAGGGAAGAGCTCTTAAAAGAAATTGAAGATACGGATATCTTAGTTGTTAGGAGTGGGACTAAAGTTGATAGGGAATTAATAGAGAGGGGTAAAAGATTAAAAATTATTGGAAGGGCTGGAGTTGGAGTTGATAATATAGATGTTGAAGCTGCCACTGAGAGAGGGATTATAGTAGTTAATGCTCCAGATGCTTCATCCATCTCAGTGGCAGAGCTAACCATTGGTTTAATGCTGGCTGCAGCAAGAAATATAGTTCAGGCTAACAACTCAGTGAAGAGAGGAGAGTGGAATAGGAAGAAGTTTAAAGGAATAGAACTTTATGGAAAAACCTTAGGAGTTGTTGGCTTAGGAAGGATAGGGCAACAGGTAGTTAAGAGAGCTAAGGCATTTGGGATGAATATTATAGCCTATGATCCCTATGTCTCTAAGGAATTTGCTGAAAGCTTAGGAGTTAAGTTAGTAGATGACTTAAATAAGCTCTGTGAGCTTTCAGATGTGATAACTTTACATGTTCCTCTAACTCCAAAGACTAAAAATATGATTGGTGAAGAGCAAATAAAGAGGATGAAGGAAGGGGCTATAATAGTTAACTGTGCAAGAGGAGGATTAATAGATGAGAAAGCCCTATATGAAGCTTTAAAAAATAAAAAAATTAGAGCTGCAGCTCTTGATGTCTTTGAAGAGGAGCCACCTAAAAATAACCCTTTATTAGAGCTTGAAAATTTAATCTGTACTCCTCACTTAGGAGCATCTACAGAAGAGGCTCAAAGAGCTGCAGGAACTATAGTAGCTGAGCAAATAAAGAAGATTGTTAATGGAGAGCTTGCTGAAAATATTGTTAATATGCCAAACCTTCCAGCAGAGGTTTTAGGGAAGATAAAGCCTTACATGGTTTTAGCTGAGCTTCTTGGGAATATAGTCATGCAAGTCTTAGATGGCTCAGTGAAGAGGGTTGAAGTTATATACTATGGAAACCTCTCCAAGGAAAACACTGATCTAATAAATAGGGCTTTACTAAAAGGACTTTTATCTCCAATCTTACTGGCTGGAGTTAATTTAGTCAATGCCCCTATATTGGCTAAGAATAGAGGAATAGAATTTATTGAGAGTAAATCTAATGATACAAGATATGGAAATGCTATAAAGGTTGTAGCTGAAGCCAATGGAAAAAGCTTCTCTTTAGTGGGCTCAATATCTAATAATAAGCCAATTATTTTAGAGATAGAAGGTTATGAAGTTAATTTCATCCCTGAGAGTGTTGTATTGATAATTAGACATATAGACAAGCCAGGGATGATAGGGAAGGTTGGAACCATCTTAGGAGAGTATGGGATAAACATAGCTGAGATGCAAGTGGGAAGAAAAGAGCCTGGTGGAGATAGTGTAATGTTAATAAAATTAGATCATAATGTTCCAGAAGAAGTTTTAAAGAAAATAAAGGAGATTGAAAATATAAAAGATGCTGTTGTTGTGAAACTATAA
- a CDS encoding V4R domain-containing protein: protein MAIAKKYLNLESNKGIVCSIECILEEIKKTYGVYGCGILTNNGEILINKFPSSVSCDIISNLSIIIAIAEKMFLDTNNDIKKIDISGKCATLSIYPVGEFYLVLAVENNFKSTDILERYLPKLSELCLLLSENILYEDLPLEDLINNDKKISAFMFRILRFLNLKKYQNTNIDVLMYQLGNDISSYLKIDSFKKLKEFFESHGVGKLKILKEDGEKIISRVDECVTCSFINKNIGRTLCYFEGGLINGTASNIYKRKCETVETHCYGLGHSYCQFRTKIL, encoded by the coding sequence ATGGCTATAGCCAAAAAATATTTAAATTTAGAAAGTAATAAAGGGATCGTCTGCTCTATTGAATGTATTTTAGAAGAGATTAAAAAAACTTATGGTGTCTATGGGTGTGGGATTCTTACAAATAATGGGGAAATTCTAATCAATAAATTTCCAAGTTCAGTATCTTGTGACATAATATCAAACTTATCTATAATAATAGCAATTGCAGAAAAAATGTTTTTAGATACAAACAATGATATTAAAAAAATAGATATTTCAGGAAAATGTGCCACCCTCTCTATATATCCAGTAGGAGAATTTTACTTAGTTTTAGCTGTTGAGAATAACTTTAAAAGTACTGATATCTTAGAAAGATATCTTCCAAAACTATCTGAGTTATGCCTATTACTCTCTGAAAATATACTTTATGAAGACCTTCCTTTAGAGGACTTAATAAATAATGATAAAAAAATTAGTGCTTTTATGTTTAGAATACTTAGGTTTTTAAATCTAAAGAAGTACCAAAATACTAATATAGATGTTCTCATGTATCAGTTAGGAAATGATATCTCATCATATTTAAAGATAGACTCCTTCAAAAAATTAAAAGAATTCTTTGAATCTCATGGAGTAGGAAAGTTAAAGATCTTAAAAGAGGATGGAGAAAAAATTATAAGTAGGGTTGATGAGTGTGTCACTTGCTCCTTCATAAATAAAAATATTGGAAGAACTTTATGCTACTTTGAGGGAGGGCTTATTAATGGAACAGCTTCAAATATCTATAAAAGGAAGTGTGAAACTGTAGAAACTCACTGTTATGGCTTAGGACATAGTTATTGTCAATTTAGAACAAAAATTTTATAG
- a CDS encoding triphosphoribosyl-dephospho-CoA synthase, which produces MNPFDIMRASQIACCLEVSAFKPGNVHRYKDFDDVKYHHFIASGIAFGEAVYELCINKSNIGYYIKKAVSLSRKWSPSNTNLGIILLHLPIALAISKVGTFDEKLLREELLRIAKNSTYKDTIYLYEAIKLANPNLTKPKEGPDVMDEESIKEIEEKKINLYDIFLFSADHDLIGGEWVNSFPISFEGCKLLEHYYEKERDINLAITKTFLSILSKYPDSLIIKKKGYDVAKKVSELAKKVLKDFSIEKLKEFDNYLRLEGNKLNPGTTADLTASSIMLFLIKRINESNTIL; this is translated from the coding sequence ATGAATCCATTTGACATTATGAGAGCTTCACAGATAGCCTGTTGCTTGGAGGTTAGTGCCTTCAAGCCTGGAAATGTCCATAGATATAAAGATTTTGATGATGTTAAATACCACCACTTCATAGCCTCAGGGATAGCCTTTGGAGAAGCTGTCTATGAGCTTTGTATAAATAAAAGTAATATTGGATACTATATAAAGAAGGCTGTTTCACTCAGTAGAAAATGGAGCCCAAGTAATACTAATTTGGGAATTATACTTCTTCACCTACCTATAGCTTTAGCCATAAGTAAAGTAGGAACATTTGATGAAAAGCTATTGAGGGAAGAGCTATTAAGAATAGCTAAGAACTCAACATATAAGGATACTATTTACTTATATGAAGCTATTAAGTTAGCTAATCCAAATCTAACCAAGCCTAAGGAAGGACCAGATGTTATGGATGAAGAGTCTATAAAGGAAATTGAAGAGAAAAAGATTAATTTATATGACATTTTCCTATTCTCAGCTGATCATGACTTAATAGGAGGAGAGTGGGTTAACTCTTTCCCCATCTCCTTTGAAGGTTGTAAGCTCTTAGAACATTACTATGAAAAAGAGAGAGATATTAATTTAGCCATAACTAAAACTTTTCTTTCTATACTTTCAAAATATCCTGACAGTCTGATAATTAAAAAGAAAGGTTATGATGTAGCTAAGAAAGTTTCTGAATTGGCTAAGAAAGTTTTAAAAGATTTTTCTATAGAAAAGTTGAAAGAGTTTGACAATTATTTAAGATTGGAAGGAAATAAATTAAATCCTGGAACCACTGCAGATTTAACTGCCTCTTCTATCATGCTCTTTCTGATTAAAAGAATTAATGAAAGTAATACAATATTATGA
- a CDS encoding CBS domain-containing protein, which produces MKVKDVMKKEFIKLSPNDIGGDVAYLFVSENLLYAPVIEDDELVGWITSLDILSGCKHSKVEDLMRYLDEIKIVKEDDDLLEVTEEMIKNKDIAYPVVDENNKVVGVIDVFSILKVLSKNISQDI; this is translated from the coding sequence ATGAAAGTGAAAGATGTTATGAAGAAAGAGTTTATAAAGCTATCTCCAAATGACATAGGTGGAGATGTAGCCTATCTCTTTGTTAGTGAGAATTTGTTATATGCTCCTGTTATTGAAGATGATGAGCTTGTTGGTTGGATTACTTCCTTAGATATCTTATCAGGATGTAAGCATTCAAAGGTTGAAGATTTAATGAGATACTTGGATGAGATAAAGATAGTTAAGGAAGATGATGATCTATTAGAAGTGACTGAAGAGATGATCAAAAATAAAGATATAGCCTATCCTGTGGTTGATGAAAATAATAAAGTTGTTGGAGTAATAGATGTTTTCTCAATACTTAAGGTTTTATCTAAAAATATCTCTCAAGATATCTAA